GAGCCGTGGCGGCGTGATCTCAGAGGCTAGTGAGCGATGCACGCGCCGGTAGAAACGGTGCTCGTAAGGTTGGTTGCATTCTCGGCAACCGGCTGTACGGCATCCAGCGTGAGAGCGTATCCGACGTTGTCCTGTTCGGTGCTGCTGCCGAAGATAGCTCCGACGACGTCTCCGTCGAGAGTGAGAAGCGGACCGCCCGAATTTCCGGGATTAACCTGCCCGGCGAGGGTATAAACCTCGCGAGGTGAACCTCCGTCGCCATAGATGTCGGGGCTCTCAAAGGTGCTGATCTGCTGAACAAGGGAGGCGTGAGTGCTAAACGGTCCGCCGTAGGGATACCCCTGAATTGCTGTGCTCGTCCCCGGTCTGGCGGTGACGCCGAGGCGCAACGGGTCGGCGCTCAAGCCAGGGACAGCGAGCACCGCGAGGTCATTGACCGAATCGAAATAGACGATGCTGCTCGGCAGGACTTGACCGTTTAAGGCTTCGACGACTGGTCCAGTGGTTCCAGAGACCACATGGGCGTTTGTCATTACTCGCTCGGAGGCGATCACAAATCCGCTTCCAGTCTGGCCCTGACCGCACGCGTAGGCATTTCCCGTAATACGCACGACTGATTGGGCAGCAGCCGCGAGGGCTGGACTGTCGGAATCGATTGTCGGGATGAGAGCGTTGGGGTCGCCGAGCGGCGTGCCAATCACAGGCAGAGCCTGTTCGGTGAGCACGGTACGCCAGCGCGCGATGCTCGCCTCGACGACGTCTGGAGTGATGTCTTGAATTGTGCGGATGACCGTTGACGAGGCAATGGTGCGCGACAGTATCGGTACACCAAGTTGGGCGGCGCTAAAACTCACTGTGGAGATAACGAGGGCCGCAACGACGCCAATCACGAGTCCGCCGACCGCCCGGTTTGCTCCCCGCAGTGCGCTGGTTCGAATCTCTACGTGGATCGCTTTGCCCGCCGCGACACCGACAGCGTGTCCCATCGCGATGAGCCCTAC
This portion of the Salinibacterium sp. NK8237 genome encodes:
- a CDS encoding MarP family serine protease codes for the protein MNVAPLLDLLLVVVLLGYVIYGLTIGLTRGIFVIAGVGVGIFFATLLAPAASQLTSVPQVRVIIAVSVAVGLIAMGHAVGVAAGKAIHVEIRTSALRGANRAVGGLVIGVVAALVISTVSFSAAQLGVPILSRTIASSTVIRTIQDITPDVVEASIARWRTVLTEQALPVIGTPLGDPNALIPTIDSDSPALAAAAQSVVRITGNAYACGQGQTGSGFVIASERVMTNAHVVSGTTGPVVEALNGQVLPSSIVYFDSVNDLAVLAVPGLSADPLRLGVTARPGTSTAIQGYPYGGPFSTHASLVQQISTFESPDIYGDGGSPREVYTLAGQVNPGNSGGPLLTLDGDVVGAIFGSSTEQDNVGYALTLDAVQPVAENATNLTSTVSTGACIAH